The genomic window AATGAAAGCCGCAAGTCCGGCACATCTGTCACGCCCAATGAGGCTGTCATGCTGATCAACAAGCAGGACGCCGTTGTCATTGATGTCCGTGCCAAAAAGGAATGGGCTACAGGACACATCACCGATGCGGTCAACCTGCCCATCGCCGATTTTGATACCCGTATCGGGGAACTGAACAAATACAAGTCGCGACCGGTCATAGTCGTGTGCAACCTGGGCCAGACCGCCGGCAGTGCTACCAAGAAGCTGACCGCGGCCGGTTTTGAACAGGTCACCCGCCTCAGCGGCGGCATGACCGAATGGAAGGGCCAGAACCTGCCCGTCATAAAGTGAGCACCATGACCGATATCCTTATTTACACCACCGCCTGGTGTCCGTTCTGCATTCGCGCCAAGATGCTGCTCGATGGCAAAGGCGCGACCTATACGGAAATCAATGTCGACAAAGAACCGGCCAAGCGCGCCGAAATGATGCAGCGCAGCCGTCAGCGCACCGTGCCGCAGATTTTCTTTGGTGAAAACCATATCGGCGGCTGCGACGAGCTCTACGCCCTGGAGCGACAGGGCAAGCTCGACAAGCTGCTGGCCTGATCAACCCGGGTGGCGTCCAGCCTCCCTGCCACTCGGGCACAGCAATACACTGACCCTGTTTTGATGGCAGTGAACTCACGCATACACAAGGAGCACACAACATGGCTGAAGAAAACGCACAGAACGGCGCACAGCAAGCCACAGGACCGCAATTTTCGGTACAGCGGATCTACCTGAAAGACGTATCGCTGGAAGCCCCGGGCACACCCGCGATCTTCACGTCGGCGTGGAAACCAGAAATCAATCTGGATCTGAACACCCGTACCCGTACCCTGGGCGAGAATCACTACGAAGTGATTCTGACCCTGACCGTAACGGCCAAGAACGATGGCAACAACGCCTTCCTGATCGAGATTCAGCAGGCGGGTATCTTCCAGATTGCAGGTCTGGCCGACGCCGAACTGAACCATACCCTGGGTGCCTTCTGCCCCAACATCCTGTTCCCCTACGCCCGTGAATCGGTCGACAGCCTGGCCACCAAGGCCAGCTTCCCGGCACTGATGCTGGCGCCGGTGAACTTCGATGCCCTGTACGCGCAGCAGATGCAGCAGAAAGCCGCTCAGCCCGCCGAAAGCGAGCCTCAGGCACACTGAGCCCCCGGCTTATAGTTAAAGAGGGCTGGAATACAAAAAAGGGACCGACGCCCAGGCGTCAGTCCCTTTTTTGTGCAGGCGATAGTGGGGCCAGACACTGGGTGTCGGCCTCTTCACCCCGTGGCTCCAATAGGCCAGCGGCGATTTGGACAGCGAGACCGGGCATAAAAACGTCTATGCTCTCTCCATCTAACGCCCGGGTCATGCTCTCCCATGATCAGCAGGGTGCATTGCAAGATAACACCCGCGGCTCAGCGGCTCCGGCGAACACCAATCTGTATCAACCCCCAGGCACGATTTCCAGGCTCCAGCTGTTCAGCCTACCTACATCGATGCGCGCCAGATCCGCGACCCTTAACGTCCAGTTGCCCTGGATGGGCTGGCCACTCAGCCCAGACAGCGGCGAGAGCGGCGCGGCTGAGTCGTAGGTTACGACCAGATTGTCCTGCCCTCCACCCAGCTGGCTGTGCAGCACTACACTGCGCCCGGCGGGCGAGATGAGTACAAGACGCAGATCGCCTATATAAATGTGCGTAATGTCGATGCTCACCTTCAGCTGATCGACGCTGCCTGACTGGCTGATGACGATACTGCTGCTGACGCCGGCGGCATCGTTATCGGGGATAGCAAGATTAGGGGCGATTTCACCCTGGACGATTTGAGCAACCCTTTCGACCTCAACTTCAAGTTTCCAGCGGTTGAGTGTGCCAAGATCCCGACCCGCCAGGTCTTTTACACTGAGCATCCAATCGCCCTGCACAGCCCGCCCGACGAAGACCGCGAGCGCGGCCAGCGACTCCAGCGCGTAACTTTTGGACAGATTGTCCGCCGCGCCGCCCTCACGGTTGTGCAACTTAACCCGGGTGCCCGCAGGGTCCATGAGCTCAATCACCAGATCACCGATATAGGTATGGGTGATATCCAGGCTCACCTTGATGCGCTGCACCAGCCCCGTCTGACCCATATTGATCTTGCTGTTGATGCCGGCCGTATTTTTGTCCGGAATCGACATTGATGTCATGTTTTCGCCCACCAGGGTCGATACCGAAATGACTGGGGGCGGTTCAACAACCCCGACGCGGAACTCCAGCCTCTCGTCCGGTACAGCAATGTCCGAGAGGACAAAACCCGAATCGGAACCATCCCACAGACGCGAGGATGGGGTGGTGGCGTGGGATATGGCAACGCCATTCACTCCGCCGAAGAGATCGGTACCGTCGCCCTGATTAACGTTGTGTTCCAGATCGGTATTCCCGTCCGCCTGCAGCAGCGCACACTGGTAGTGACGCTGGCCAGTACCCTGCTGAAATTCGTTCGAGCCCAGGGTGTCGCAGTGATAAATGGCCAGCCCGCTGGAGGGCAGGTGCTGGTCGAGCCCAAGCTTGGAGCGGTTCTCCACCAGAAAGTATTCATTAGGCGTGCGGCCTCTGAATTTCAGCACGCGGTTGTAATCTCCGTGAACGGCCTGGATGACCGCCGCCGTATTGAGCAGGGTCTCATTGTCGCACCAGCCCGCCAGGTCACGCAGGTAGGCACACACAGGTGCGGGTGTGCGCCCGGAATTGAGGTGATTGCCGGAGCCCATGAGGCAGTAGCTGCCGGCACTCTTCACACCGTCGCCTTCCCGGTTCACAGCACCGTAGTCGTACATATCCGGGAACCGGCAGAGCAGGTGCCCGTTCTCATGGCAGAAGGTACCAATGCTCAGATCCCAGGCGCTTCTCCCGGCGCTGGTGAGCAGGTAAAGGTTGGTGGAGATATTTCCGTAACGCAGGTTGATGTCGGAATTGTGCGGCCAGAGGTCACCGTCGTACTGGGTCTGTCCGGCGTACATTATATTGAGCGCATCCATGATTCCCTCACCACGGGAATCGTAGCGGCTCAAATCCGTGCCGGCGGCGACAGCCAGATCCAGTGCCTCCTTGACCAAAAGATGGGTGATGTAATAACTGCGGTTCTGACTCAGCCGCAAGGGACCCACAACGTCATTGCTGTAGTCGAGTTTGCCGGACAGTACACTAGTTGCCAAACAGCAGCCCTGTCAGAAAGAGGTATCGGCGCGCTCGGTCAGGCACTCATAGGCCCCCATCTCGAACTCGCGGCAGATCAGTGGCCGATTTTCGTAGATGGTGCAGAGCATGGTGTTTCGATCCACCGCCAGGCACCAGCCATCATCCCCCTGCGCCATGGTTTCCCCGCCCCAGTCGTCGTACTCGATAAAGCGCTCGGGAACCCCGGTATCGGTCAGCAACATGACGGTCAGGCGACAGCAGCGGGCCGCGCAGCTGGCACAGGTCACCGCGCCAGTGGGTTCGGGCAGATTGATCAGGGCTATGGTCATGCAAGGGTCACCAGCTTGTCGGGCGCCAAGCATAACGCTTTTAGACAATGGCTGCTGCCGGGCTTTGCCGCCAGCGAGTGAATTCCACTGTGTCACAGTGAACTTTCGTCATGCGCGGTGCATGACCGTACATTGCCGCAGGTGGGAAAGCGCCCTTACTCTTTGCAAACGAGTTCAGCGCCGGCCCGGCCACCGGTAAAGCCGGAGCACGGGCTGGAACCAAATCAAGGAAATCCGACAGTGAGGAGGCTGCCAGGCGACTATTGGGCACCCTGACCGCAGCCAACCGAAGCAGACCGCGATTGCCACATCAATGGATGGCGGCTATTGCATATGCCAGCCATGGCTGACCACCAGCGACTGGCCGGACAGGGCAGCGGAAGGAAAGGCTGCCAGGTGCACCGCCAGTTCAGACACATCGTCCAGGGAGGTGAATTCGCCATCCAGGGTTTCCTTGAGCATCACGTTACGGATCACTTCCTGTTCAGAAATACCCAGCTCACGTGCCTGTTCTGGAATCTGCTTATCCACCAGCGGCGTGCGCACAAAGCCGGGACAGATGATATTGCTGCGCACGCCATGCTCGGCGCCTTCCTTGGCTACCGTACGGCACAGTCCCAGCATGCCATGTTTGGCGGCCACATAAGGTGCCTTGAGCGGCGAGGCCTCCAGCGAATGCACCGAGCCCATATAGAGCATGGTGCCACCGCCGTTAGCGTACATCTGTTGCAGCGCCGCCCGGGTGACCAGAAAAGCGCCCCCCAAATGCACCTCCACCACCTTGTTCCAGTCGGCATAGGACAGTTTGTGCAGGGGTTCTATATGCTGAATACCGGCATTGGCCAGGGCAATATCCAGCCTGCCCCAATGACTGACCACCGCAGCGACGCCCTGCTCCACCGCTTGCTCATCGGTCACGTCCATCTTCAGCGCCATCGCCGAACCTCCGGCGGTGACGATGGACAGCGCCACCTGTTCGGCACTACTCAGATCCAGATCGGCCACCGCCACCCTGGCGCCTTCGCGGGCATAATGTTCGGCAATGGCTCTGCCTATGCCCCGGCCACCGCCGGTGATCAACGCAATTTGATCTTTCAGACGCATGATAGTTTTCTCCTTGTTAAGTTCTGGGTCAGTGACCGCCATAAACTTCATTCGGCAGCCAGGTGGCCAGGGGCTCAAACCAGAACACCAGCGCCAGCCCCAGTAGTTGCAGAGCAATAAAGGGCAAGACCCCCAGGTAGATATCACGGGTGGTGATTTCTGGCGGGCATACGCCCTTGATGTAGAACAGGGCAAAACCCACCGGCGGCGTAAGGAATGACGTTTGCAGGCAGATGGCAAACATGACGGCAAACCACACAGGCTCAACCCCCAAGGAAAACACCACAGGCGCCACCAGCGGCAGGATAATCAGGGTGATTTCCACCCAGTCGAGGAAAAAGCCCAGCAGGAAGGTGATAAACAAAATGGTCAGCAGTATGCCGGTGGTACCAAACGGCAGACCGGTAATGGCGTCACGGATCACATCATCCCCGCCCAGGCCACGCAGCACGGCGGCAAACACGGTCGCACCGATAAAAATGCCGAAAATAAAGGCGGTGGTGCGACTGGTCTGATAGAGGGACTCTTTCAAGACCTCCAGATTCAGCCTGCGACTCAACAGCGCCATCAGCAGGGCACCGGCAGCGCCCACGGCGGAAGCCTCGGTCGTGGTGGCAATGCCGAAGAAAATGGAGCCCAGCACCGCCAGGATCAATATCATCGGCGGTACTACCGCCAGGAACACGCCCAGCAGCGCCCGGCCGTCGAGGCGCTCGTGATGTTTCGGTGCCGGTGCCATGTCTTTTTTCAGCCAGGACAGCACCACAATGTAGAGGATATACATAGCCGCCAGCATCAGGCCGGGGATCAGCGCCCCCATAAACAACTTGCCGACCGACGCTTCGGAGGTACCCATGCGGTCTGCCATCAGCACCAACATGATACTCGGCGGCACCAAAATGCCCAAGGTACCCACCGAGCAGGCAGTGCCCACGGCCAGGGATTTGTTGTAATTCGCCTGCATCATGGGCCCGAGCGACAGCATGCCAAGCAGCACCACTGAGGCGCCCACTATGCCGGTGGAGGCCGCCAGTAAAACGCCAACGATCACCACGGTAATGGCATAGCCCCCGCGCAAGGGGCCGAGTACACGCACCAGGCTGTGCATCAGTTTTTCGGCGATGCCAGAACGATCAAGCATGATGCCCATAAAAATAAACAGCGGCAGCGCCACCATCAGTTCGTTGGCCACTATGCCGTAGATACGCGCATCCAGCACGCCAATGGTGCCGTTCCAGGTAAACCAGAGATTGGCGTCAAACTGCTCCACCATTAGATGGCCCAGAGCCGCAAATACCAGACCGATGCCTGCCAACGCCCAAGCCACCGGAAAGCCCAGCAGCAACAGCGCCATAAAACTGGCGAACATGGCCATAACGAGAAGGGGTTCCAACTCCATGGACAGCTACCTCATGATTCAGGGGTGGGGGTGGTCGTTATTGCTGCTCTGCTCGGGCATCTCTGTGGCACGGGGAAACCCGAACAGCAGCGTCATGCAACGCAGGGCTCTGGAGAACAGCGCTATGGCGACCAGAATAAGCCCCAGGGGAAGGGCGCTTTTAAAGATAAAGCGATACGGCAGGCCGCTCGGGGCCTGGGAGCGCTCATCGTAAATGTAAGCCTTGTAGGCGTACGGGATAAGGGCGTCGATCATCAAATAGATGATGGGCAGGGCCAACAGCAATATGCACACCAGTTCGATAACCGCCTGGGTGTGCAGCGAGAATTTTTCCCGCAGCACGTCTACCCGTACATGGTCATCACGCACCACCGCGTAGCCCAGAGTCAGCATCATGGCGATACCAAACAGGTGCCAGGACAACTCTTCCAGCGCAATAGATCCTGCTGCGAGCACGAAACGGCTGAAAACGTTGGTCAGCACCACGACCAGTACCGCCAGCCAGAGCCAGGAACTGAGCCGGCCCACGGCCTCCACAACGCTGTCCAGCAGTCGAGAGAGACGGTTGGTCGGCAGATCCCTGGGCCCGGCCTCGATAGAATTACTGTGTTGAGTCACATTAACCTCGCTAAACCAGTAATAAGGGGAAAGGCAGGCACCGGCCACGCCGGGCCTGCCACTGGCAACCTGTCGGACTTAACACTGATCTACTGCGGAAAAGCCCGACAGACTGCTGGGAGGCTAACTCAGTCGTACTGGTAGAAATCGCGCGGCAGGTAGCCCTTGCCGTGCCAGATGGAGTGATGCTCCATAAAGGTGCGCTGGCTGGTGAGTACGCGCTTGAACATCTCGTCCTGGGCGGCCATTTCATCCATCACCTTGTCGGTGACCGTCTGCAGTTCGCGCAGCACCTGTTCGGGCAGTACCTGGGCTTTTACGCCCTCTTTTTCGTAATCGCGCAGGGCGGTCGGCTGGGCCCACTCACTCTGGGCAAAGCCCTTGAGGGTGGCGGATTCACAGCCCATTTCTACCAACGCACGGGTTTCGGGCTCAAGCTTGTTCCAGACGTCCTTGTTCACCAGCAGATGCGAAGTAGTCAGCGTCTGGTGCCAGCCGGGCATGATGTAGTTTTTCACGATTTGATCGAGACCCAGCATCTTGTCGATGGCGGGCTGAGAAAATTCGGTGGCGTCGATAGTGTTGCGTTCCAGCGCCTGGAAGATCTCTCCACCGGGCACCATGGTGACCGAAGCCCCTAACTCTTCAAGTACCTTGCCGCCGATGCCGGCGAAACGGATACGCAGCCCATCGAAGTCCTTGAGGTCGGTAATCGACTTTTTAAACCAGCCTGCGCCCTCGGGACCTATGATGCTGCACAGCATGGGGTGGATATTGCGCGCATCATAGATCTCTTCCAGCAGTTTTTTACCATCGCCCTCGTAATACCAGGCCAGGTAGGCCGGCGGCTCCATATTGAAAGGCGCGCCCGAATACAGCGGCAGGGCCGGAATAGTGCCCTGATCGTAGCCAACCCAGGTATAGCCCGCGGGGTACTTGCCGGAGCTCACCGCATCCATAATTTCAAATGGCGGTACCAACTCACCCGGCTCGTAATAACGTAGCGTGATATCACCGCCTGACACCGCACTTAAGGACTCGGACAGGTGCTTGACCGGGGTGGTCAGACCCACCAGGTGAGACGGAAACGCCAGCGGCACCTGCCAACGCACCTTTTCAGTTGCCGTGGCCGGCGTGCTCAACAGGCTGGCAGAAAGTACAGCGGCGGTCAGTCCACAGCTCAGGTTAGAAAATTTCTTATTAATCGACATGCAGTTATCCTTCTTCTGGGGTCGTTGCTCTGCCAGCCCGACGGACAGTCATTTGTCTGTCCTTGGCCGGCGTTTCGCCCATATGGAAGAGCACAAATCATGCCTCAATTAAAAAATCGATATAATTCAATAACTTAATTTATTTTTGTTGCAAAAAAAGAACGCCTGTCCTGTTATCTGGACAGATTGTTAGCAGATGCTCCTTAAATCGTCCTGTATGGCGGACAGTTGTCTTAAATTCAGGACAGTCTGGCAAGCTTTTCATAGAGCGCAGAACGGGAAATTCCCAGCAACCGGGCCGCTTTCGAACGATTACTGTTACAGCTTTTTAAAGCCGCACCTATGGCGACAGCTTCAGCCTCGGCCAACACCTCCGCCAGCGGTCGGGCGGCGGCTGTCTCTGGGGGAGTATTCGAACCACAGACCGCTTTGGGAAGTACCCTGCACACGGCGTCGGCATCCAGCGTTCCGCTGCCCTCACCCATGGTAAAGGCGCGTTCCAGCACGTTACGCAACTCCCTGATATTACCGGGCCAGTCATAACACTCCAGCACACTGATGGCTGCATCGGTGACCTCAGCTCGCACTTCCTGCCCGGCGCAGATATCTTCCAGCAACGTCTCGCACAGCACACCTATATCCGACAGCCTCGCCCTTAACGGCGGGATCGAAATTTCCAGTACGTTGAGGCGATAGTACAGATCGGAGCGAAAACTGCCCTCGGCCACCATGGCATCCAGATCACGGCTGGTAGCGGCAATCAGCCGCACATCCACCGGGATCACCTGATTCGAACCCAGGGGTTCGATTTCACGTTCCTGCAGCACGCGCAGCAGTTTGGCCTGCAGGGCCAGCGGCATATCGCCCACTTCATCAAGAAACAGGGTACCCCCGTGCGCCAGCTGGAACTTGCCCTTGCGCATGCGCCTGTCGGCGCCGGTAAATGCGCCGGGGGCTACCCCGAAAAACTCGGCCTCCAGCAAATTTTCAGGCACCGCCGCCACATTAACGCCGACAAAGGGCGCTGCGGTCCGGGGCGACAGGGAATGGATAGCCTGAGCCAGTATCTCCTTGCCGGTACCGGTTTCACCCAGCAACAGCACCGGCATGTCACGCCCGGCGGCCAGCCTGGCCCGGCGTTTAACCTCCAGAGCTGCGGGGCTGGCGCCAGCAAAGTCATTCAGGCTGTAGCGGGTGCTGCGGGCCTTATTTGCCAGCGCTTTTTTGGCGGCCAGCAGATCCTGGTACAACTGGCGGTATTTGCTGACCAGAGGCGTAAGTGGCTGCAAATCGTCATAGAGCACGAAGGCCACGGCGCCGCTGACCTGGCCTGCATCATCAAAAAACGGCAACCGGCTGACCACCAATTGCTGGGTTTGATGCTCCATGATGTCCAGCAGCAGGGGCTGGCCGGTTCGCAATACCTCCGGTAACCGGCTGTGGGGAATAACAGCACGCACCGGACGGCCAATCAGGGTATGAGGATCCTTGATACCCAGCAGGCTGGCATAGCGGGTATTGATCCAGGTGATGCGCCCTTCCCTGTCCACGGCAATAGCACCGGCACTGGCCTGCTCAAAAATTGGGAACAGCACTTCGATCAGCTCCCGGGTGAGGCCGATACTCTGCTTACTGTCAAATGGAGCGGACATAAGATTGATCCCAGACCGGATAATGCGCCCATGCTAACAAAGCATTTCCGGCATAAACATTGAAGCGCGCGAAAAATGAATGGCTCCTCGATAAATCTCGCCACCCGGTAGGGTCTTGAGGTCAAAGTCACACATCCTGGTTCGGCCACCGGCTGCTCCGCGAGCGGCGAATATATAGAACCCGCGTCTAGCGCTTGCGCGCTGTCTTCTGCTCATACAGCAGCTCATCCGCCCTCGCCATCAGGGCTTCGATATCGCAGCTATCGTCACTTTTTCGGATGGCGTA from Marinobacterium aestuarii includes these protein-coding regions:
- a CDS encoding rhodanese-like domain-containing protein, whose product is MENLFEFVVNHPYLIAAWVLTLAMLLWNESRKSGTSVTPNEAVMLINKQDAVVIDVRAKKEWATGHITDAVNLPIADFDTRIGELNKYKSRPVIVVCNLGQTAGSATKKLTAAGFEQVTRLSGGMTEWKGQNLPVIK
- the grxC gene encoding glutaredoxin 3, producing the protein MTDILIYTTAWCPFCIRAKMLLDGKGATYTEINVDKEPAKRAEMMQRSRQRTVPQIFFGENHIGGCDELYALERQGKLDKLLA
- the secB gene encoding protein-export chaperone SecB; the encoded protein is MAEENAQNGAQQATGPQFSVQRIYLKDVSLEAPGTPAIFTSAWKPEINLDLNTRTRTLGENHYEVILTLTVTAKNDGNNAFLIEIQQAGIFQIAGLADAELNHTLGAFCPNILFPYARESVDSLATKASFPALMLAPVNFDALYAQQMQQKAAQPAESEPQAH
- a CDS encoding M6 family metalloprotease domain-containing protein yields the protein MATSVLSGKLDYSNDVVGPLRLSQNRSYYITHLLVKEALDLAVAAGTDLSRYDSRGEGIMDALNIMYAGQTQYDGDLWPHNSDINLRYGNISTNLYLLTSAGRSAWDLSIGTFCHENGHLLCRFPDMYDYGAVNREGDGVKSAGSYCLMGSGNHLNSGRTPAPVCAYLRDLAGWCDNETLLNTAAVIQAVHGDYNRVLKFRGRTPNEYFLVENRSKLGLDQHLPSSGLAIYHCDTLGSNEFQQGTGQRHYQCALLQADGNTDLEHNVNQGDGTDLFGGVNGVAISHATTPSSRLWDGSDSGFVLSDIAVPDERLEFRVGVVEPPPVISVSTLVGENMTSMSIPDKNTAGINSKINMGQTGLVQRIKVSLDITHTYIGDLVIELMDPAGTRVKLHNREGGAADNLSKSYALESLAALAVFVGRAVQGDWMLSVKDLAGRDLGTLNRWKLEVEVERVAQIVQGEIAPNLAIPDNDAAGVSSSIVISQSGSVDQLKVSIDITHIYIGDLRLVLISPAGRSVVLHSQLGGGQDNLVVTYDSAAPLSPLSGLSGQPIQGNWTLRVADLARIDVGRLNSWSLEIVPGG
- a CDS encoding YkgJ family cysteine cluster protein, whose product is MTIALINLPEPTGAVTCASCAARCCRLTVMLLTDTGVPERFIEYDDWGGETMAQGDDGWCLAVDRNTMLCTIYENRPLICREFEMGAYECLTERADTSF
- a CDS encoding 3-hydroxybutyrate dehydrogenase, with the protein product MRLKDQIALITGGGRGIGRAIAEHYAREGARVAVADLDLSSAEQVALSIVTAGGSAMALKMDVTDEQAVEQGVAAVVSHWGRLDIALANAGIQHIEPLHKLSYADWNKVVEVHLGGAFLVTRAALQQMYANGGGTMLYMGSVHSLEASPLKAPYVAAKHGMLGLCRTVAKEGAEHGVRSNIICPGFVRTPLVDKQIPEQARELGISEQEVIRNVMLKETLDGEFTSLDDVSELAVHLAAFPSAALSGQSLVVSHGWHMQ
- a CDS encoding TRAP transporter large permease, with amino-acid sequence MELEPLLVMAMFASFMALLLLGFPVAWALAGIGLVFAALGHLMVEQFDANLWFTWNGTIGVLDARIYGIVANELMVALPLFIFMGIMLDRSGIAEKLMHSLVRVLGPLRGGYAITVVIVGVLLAASTGIVGASVVLLGMLSLGPMMQANYNKSLAVGTACSVGTLGILVPPSIMLVLMADRMGTSEASVGKLFMGALIPGLMLAAMYILYIVVLSWLKKDMAPAPKHHERLDGRALLGVFLAVVPPMILILAVLGSIFFGIATTTEASAVGAAGALLMALLSRRLNLEVLKESLYQTSRTTAFIFGIFIGATVFAAVLRGLGGDDVIRDAITGLPFGTTGILLTILFITFLLGFFLDWVEITLIILPLVAPVVFSLGVEPVWFAVMFAICLQTSFLTPPVGFALFYIKGVCPPEITTRDIYLGVLPFIALQLLGLALVFWFEPLATWLPNEVYGGH
- a CDS encoding TRAP transporter small permease subunit, whose protein sequence is MTQHSNSIEAGPRDLPTNRLSRLLDSVVEAVGRLSSWLWLAVLVVVLTNVFSRFVLAAGSIALEELSWHLFGIAMMLTLGYAVVRDDHVRVDVLREKFSLHTQAVIELVCILLLALPIIYLMIDALIPYAYKAYIYDERSQAPSGLPYRFIFKSALPLGLILVAIALFSRALRCMTLLFGFPRATEMPEQSSNNDHPHP
- a CDS encoding TRAP transporter substrate-binding protein — its product is MSINKKFSNLSCGLTAAVLSASLLSTPATATEKVRWQVPLAFPSHLVGLTTPVKHLSESLSAVSGGDITLRYYEPGELVPPFEIMDAVSSGKYPAGYTWVGYDQGTIPALPLYSGAPFNMEPPAYLAWYYEGDGKKLLEEIYDARNIHPMLCSIIGPEGAGWFKKSITDLKDFDGLRIRFAGIGGKVLEELGASVTMVPGGEIFQALERNTIDATEFSQPAIDKMLGLDQIVKNYIMPGWHQTLTTSHLLVNKDVWNKLEPETRALVEMGCESATLKGFAQSEWAQPTALRDYEKEGVKAQVLPEQVLRELQTVTDKVMDEMAAQDEMFKRVLTSQRTFMEHHSIWHGKGYLPRDFYQYD
- a CDS encoding sigma-54 interaction domain-containing protein yields the protein MSAPFDSKQSIGLTRELIEVLFPIFEQASAGAIAVDREGRITWINTRYASLLGIKDPHTLIGRPVRAVIPHSRLPEVLRTGQPLLLDIMEHQTQQLVVSRLPFFDDAGQVSGAVAFVLYDDLQPLTPLVSKYRQLYQDLLAAKKALANKARSTRYSLNDFAGASPAALEVKRRARLAAGRDMPVLLLGETGTGKEILAQAIHSLSPRTAAPFVGVNVAAVPENLLEAEFFGVAPGAFTGADRRMRKGKFQLAHGGTLFLDEVGDMPLALQAKLLRVLQEREIEPLGSNQVIPVDVRLIAATSRDLDAMVAEGSFRSDLYYRLNVLEISIPPLRARLSDIGVLCETLLEDICAGQEVRAEVTDAAISVLECYDWPGNIRELRNVLERAFTMGEGSGTLDADAVCRVLPKAVCGSNTPPETAAARPLAEVLAEAEAVAIGAALKSCNSNRSKAARLLGISRSALYEKLARLS